A segment of the Capricornis sumatraensis isolate serow.1 chromosome 8, serow.2, whole genome shotgun sequence genome:
AATGTTATCCAAGGCTGGAAGTGGGAAGCAAGCAGTTGGCTAATGTTTGTAAGCCAAGTGTTAAAAAAGTGAACTGTGCTGTTTGgggtcgtctagtcaaggctatggtttttccagtagtcatgtatggatgtgagagttggactgtggagaaggctgagcgccgaagaattgatgcttttgaactgtggtgttggagaagactcttgagaatcccttggactgcaaggagatccaaccagtccattctgaaggagatcagccctgggatttctttggaaggaatgatgctaaggctgaaactccagtactttggccacttcatgtgaagagttgactcattggaaaagactctgatgctgagagggattgggggcaagaggagaagggacgacagaggatgagatggctggatggcatcactgactcgatggacgtgagtctgagtgaactccgggagttggtgatggacagggaggcctggcatgctgcaattcatggggtcgcaaagagtcggacacgactgagcaactgaactgaactgaactgaaggcttaaGAAAGCCACCTCTTTTCCATGGTTACACTGGAATTTTATGGTATAGTGGGGAGAGAAATGGCTGGCTGCCTGGATCTTTGACATCTGACCCTCTCAAAAATGGAGTAGCTTTCTAATTCCCATTTGATTTCCTCTTCCCTCCATCTTGTTGTTGCCTTTGAGCCCTCCGTTGGCCAAAGGACATCTTGCATCCAGCTTATAAGTGACCATGGACAGAACAGCTCTGAATCTGAGTATAAATGTGGCCCTGAGTTTCTCTTGTGCTGTCGAGGAATCCCCATATTAGCCTCGCTCCTGCTCCTTGCAGAAAGGCAGTCGTGTTCCCCCATGGGTGAATCCCCCCAACTCCTCTGTTTGGATTGCTTCTGGGGAATGTATGGCCTGGCCAGCTTGGGGAGAAGTTTTGGTTTTCATCTCTGTGTTGAACAGTATGCCTGCCCTTTCTGGAAATAAATTGCAGTCTCAAAATGGCCTTGCCTGAACTGTACTGGGAGTCACAAAGGCTGTTTTCTGGCTGCAGCACCACCGTTGAGTCACTCACTATATGACTTTGGGCCTTGGCTTCTGCGTCTGCACACGGTGGATGAGCAGTGCATCTTCACTGTAGgagtgttgtgaggattaaaggcaAAGTAACagaggataaaaaagaaaaggagggctttcctggtggtccagtggttaagaatgtgctTTCACTACAGgttgtgtgggtttgatcccgcgtcagaaaaccaagatcctacatgctgtgcgggtgaccaggaaaaaaaaaagaaagaaaatgactaaCTTTCTATTCTGAGCAGCATCAATTTCTGCCAGGGCTTAGAAAGCTTGAGCAGACTCTTTCTTCCATGGGTTGTTTGAGATCACTTGAAAGGCATGGTTTAGGTACCTCCTTATCTCAGAATTTGTAGCTGTGAGTGAGGTGTTGAAAGTGGAAATCCAGCATAATTCTACACATGTTTTCAGAGCAGTTTGGTTTCAAGCCTCTACTTTAGAGTCAAGTGGGGAAGCCAGGCTACCGAGAGTGTCAGGTGCTTCCCACCTGAGCTACCTAATCCAAGTGGTTCTTGGAGAGAGTGTGAGTTGATGCATCCAataagagattggaataccaacTCCTCTTGGTGGCGAATTCATTAAAATATCTTCCGTACAAACTGAATGATCCATATATTCTGAATGACTGACTTTGTGTAGAAGAATGAAGGAATCACTTCTTTGAAGGACGTTGAAAATAGTAGTTTTAAACTCCTCAAAGACtctctttcaaagagcaagcctGCCACCattctttgacttttctcttaAGGAGTTTTCTTCCTTCTTAGGGACCTTGGATTAGGGGGAGAAGCTGCCTGGTTCAGGAAGTTTCCCTCAACCCCAGCACTTTGCTAGGAGGAGGCCCACCCTCTCTTCCAGGATGTTCAGAGAGCCAAACAGGCTCTCCACCACCAAGCAGATGCTGGGTCCAAGCTGGCTCCGTGTCTGCTCCTCTCAGGCTGTGGGTCCTGGGCTCTCCCATCAAGGGTCTTGTTTCTGTGCCCTAGGCTCCCAGAACCCCGGCCGAAGCTCGCCTCCCCCTGGCTATGTGCCCGAGCGGCAGCAGCGCATCGCCCGGCAGGGCTCCTACACCAGCATCAACAGCGAGGGGGAGTTCATACCGGAGACCAGCGAGCAGTGCGTGAGTATAGTCTGGGTTATATATAGAGGGTGTGTGTCCTGGGAGGTGTCAGACCAAGGTTATAATGGGGAGTCCTCAGTGGACATGGTGTGCAAGTGAGGGACTTGAGTCCCATCCAGTAGCTCTTTTGTAAACCAGGCCCTCCCCAGGTATGGATGTTTCCTTTCTAAGGGCCAAATATCAATTCCTACCAAAgacagggtttccctgatagctcagttggtaaagaatccacctgcaatgcaggagaccccagttcgattcctgggtcaggaagatccactgaagaaggggtaggctacccactccagtattcttgggcttcccttgtggctcagctggtaaagaatccacccgaaatgtgggagacctgggttcgatccctgggttgagaagatcccctggagaagggaacagctacccactccagtattctggtctggagcattccatggactctataggccatgggggtcgcaaagagtcggacacgactgagtgacttccaccaGAGACAGGAGCTAAGCTGCCTGGCCTCCTTGGTGCTGGACGGGTGCCTGACGGCCCTTCCCTCTTCTGCGGCCCTCTCACTGGTCTCACGCAGGCTGCAGAACACCGCTCTGCTGTCTGGGTGCTCCTTACAATCCACCTGTCCTTTCAGCAGAGTCTGAACGTATGACCAGTCCTGAACACacagatcatttttttttcttttccatcagccagcttttagttttgctaTTGCTTTATGAAAGGTAGGGAGTATACCAGTCCAAAGTAGGACTGGCTACTTTGGGTGAACTTTTATGATAGTAGACAACTAAATTAGTTATCTGTTGCTGTGTAAAAACTACCACAGGCTTAGCAGCAcaaacagcagacatttattattttacagtttcCTGGGGTCTAAGATACAGGCACAACTTGATTGGGTTCTCTGCTCAGGGTCGCACAAGCCTGCAGTTAAGTGTCAGCCAGGCTGTATTTCTTCCTGAAGCTTGGGGTTCCCTTCTAGGTCCACATGGTTGTTGGTCAGTGTCTTGTGGTTGTAGCATGGTGGCCCCTATtttcttgctggctgtcagcCAGGGGCCCCTCTGAGCTCTTGCAAGCCAGCTGCAGCTCCCGGCGGTGTGGCCCTCTCACTCCCAGGCTGCCAGGAGAGTCTCTTGCTCCAGTCTGCAAAGATGGAGTCTGATGTAGTATAACACAATTGTGGGAATGAATATCCCATCCACTTTGCTATGATCTATCGACTAGAAGCGAATTACAGGTTCTACCTATACTCAGGTGAAGGGGTTCTGAAAGATTGTGACTCAACTGAGGGGAGGGGCGTTGGGGTTGGGGGTCATCTTAGGGTGTGTTCACTACAATAGCTTACCCATTTTGATGGTTAGCTTTTTAAACTTCTGGCTCACTTGATGAAAATGTCACTTTGGCTTAGTAAACTCAGCAAGAATGAGATCTCTGGCTTCATTCTAAAGTTTTTTCAGTGAGCTTGCTTTGATTGCAAAGAAAAAGATACATCTTCTAAACTTTTGGAATTTGATCTTGAAAGGAGAAATTTCTTAAAGGTAAAAGCATCCAGTAGAAGGCCAGCACCAACACATGGGGGATTTTGCCAAAAAAAACTGATTCTTACAACTTTTCCTAAAACTGATTCTTATGACTTTTCCAGCATTGTTTCAATTGTACAGGCTATGAGAAGCATTTTTATACAGCTTCTGCTCTCTTCTGTAGCCTTGCCTTCCAGATAAATTTATGTTTAGAACAGTGACCTAGAGTGCTTTTATCTGCAGAGTCCCCTCTTGGTTATCTTACTGAccatcctttcctttttctctaacCAGAGTGCTTCCGGACATCAGCTGTACGAGGGGTAACTTGGGTGTAAAACCTCAGAGATTGTTAATGAGTTTGATTGCCTttgctctctttccttccccatgGTCCTATATCCTGGTCCTTTTACTTCTTTACGTTACTTTCATGGCCCGGGAAGGCATGGGAGTATTAGACTTGTAGTGAGGAGAGGCCTTTAGAGAGAGGCCGTGGAATGTGGCAGCGGGGGAATGACTAGGTCCTTCTTCAGTGCTCGCGTCTTTAGCGGAAGAGAATTGCTGCTGGTAATGGGCCATTCAAGATAAATCTACTCAACAGAGACCAAAACAGCATGGTATGTAGTGAAAGAATATCCGACTGGGACTTTCTTGAAAAGTGAAACTAAgataagtttgttttattttttctttaatcagaTTTGAGCAATGGCTGCATCTATTTGCTAATTTTCAGAATGAACAAAGCATGGTTCAggctagttttttgtttttttttttttggcttgattTTTCTAACAAAATTTTGCTAATGCAGCATAACTTCCTTCCCTTTGACTTCTGCAGCACTGTCATGAAGAgggtgtttatttttggctgagcggCATATGGGATAATAGTTccactggggatcgaacccatgtcccctgcaacgaaagcatggagtcttaaccacgggaccaccagggcaAGTCCCGAAAAGAGggtcctttttttattttaaacagaaacCTTCACGGGGTTCAGTGTGTTTTCCAGTGGCCTCTCTTAAACCTTTGGTATTCTTCTCCTTCATCACACCTGTCATGTTGTTATTCTTGCTTGTTCTCTCTTCCGTTATCTGACCTAACTTTGCCAAATATGTACTTTCTGGATTGGGAGCAATTCTTTCCCATGTTGGTTTTATCCACTTGGGGAAATCTTATCTCCTTAGCAAGATTTTGGGGATTTTACTTTGCAATTAATTTGCCTTGATtggcagttttaaaaaaatcacatatgaCAATATACGGGTGAAATTATGGGTGAGATGGTCTCCAGCATTAAATGGGAAGAGATCATTTGACTTGGAAACCAATTTTATGAAAGTTGTTCATGGATTCTCATAGTTCTGATACTCTGCTTCTCTATGTAATGCTTGACTTTGGATCTCAGATAATGAGTTCTCTGACAGTGAACAAACCCCttcactgcccccccccccccccgcccccaagcaAAATGAAGGGAGATCAGTTGGATAAAAGGCTAATCTGAAGGCTTTTTGTTACTGCATTTGACCAAGGGCCAGCGAAACGTTTCAACTCACATAGGTACCTGTTGGCCCTGCCTGAGAACCAGGAACCGGGAAACTTGAATTCTGTGTCAGTTGTGCACTGACTTGTTTcgtgacttcagacaatactccTCCCCTTTCCAgacctgcagtggctcatctgtGAAACGAGGACACTCCTTGTCtttgtaaattataaattatgGAGTGTAAACAGAAGCATCACCGTCCTACCCACACACACTGGAAGCCTCTGCAGGGTAGTACCGTCTCCAGCACCAGGCTCCAGCATTCACAAGCCAAGAAAATGCCAACCAGAGAAGCAGCGTCTCTGCTTTGCTGTCCTGGCAGAGCGCCTTGGGATGCCAGCCAGGCATTTTTCTCACTCCTGGAAACTTGCCTTTCAGACTGTGGGGGAGAACGGTACCTGCCTAACCATTCTTCCCACTGCCCAGGCAGAGAAAGGGCACTTTtatatttggggagaaaaaaaaggacCGTTTGCTGGTCTTGGCTGGGTacctggctggggctggggctggggctttACTGTATGCCTTGCCTTGCAGATGCTGGAtcctctgagcagtgctgaaaACTCCTTGTCGGGAAGCTGCCAGTCCTTGGACAGGTCAGCAGACAGGTATGGGATTGTAGCTAGTTCGGGAGTTGGTGCACAGGCATTTTTGGAACTGATGAGCTAAGGAAGTAGAGTTAGCTAGTGTGTGTGTCCCTGAACTAGACACTGGTCTGCAGGCCCATGGCTAGAACCTCATGCTTTTGGGAAAGAAACTTCTCGCTAGCATTCCGAGCCCTCTCCTTaattttccaaacaccaggagaaTGTTCTGTTTGTATAATTAGATGGATGTAATAGGTCATAATAGCAGCTCACATGGAGAAATGCTGGCTCCGTTGTTTCCAGCACTTTTTATGTGTTTTGACTTCCCACATAATACATGGTAACCCTGGCCTCATTGCTGAGGTCTGGACTGAGAAGCAGTGGACCTTCGGTGTTTTGGGGACAAGATTGAATTATTACCTGTaggtttaatttcatttttttctttcctccaagtGTTTCTGGTGGAAAAAGAAACTGGGGTataaaaaccagaaaacaaaataatccaGACTGCCTAGCTTACCACGCTGCCTGCTTGGTGTGTAATCTTATGCACCAGCTGTGTTCTTATTACACTTTGGGAGGGAACAAGTGCTGTCCTTTACACACCCCATAGTCTGTGGAGCTGGTTCGTCAGTCAGCAGGGGTGTTTAGAGATGGCTTTGGCATTGATCCAGCCAGTCTCTCTCTTTGACCTCATCATGCCCAGGAGCACATTTTGACCATGTCTGGCTGGGCTTAGGGCTGTGGTCAGAGGCCACTGAACAGTTCGGagggttttcttctctttgtggAACTGATTAATTGCTCATACGGACAATCACCTTTGACCCTGGCCATGTCTGTACTGTGTCTCTTCTAACAGATCTGTGCTCTGATGAGCGTGGTCTCCCTCCAGGTGTCATAGAGCACAGTTACAGTTGCTTGTTGGCATCCAATTTGAAGCCTTATTTTAGGCTTTCCAAGCAGAAGAGCAAGAAGGCACTGGTAAAAGTCCCAGAGTTGTTGCTGCAAACTGAGGGCTCTTCCAGGACAGGGACTAACTGTGGCTGTGAACTCTCTTCTGAGTTTTGTGGCCAcgctggtggggaggggaggtgtgGGACAGGACCACAAAAAGTCTGGCAGTTGGGAAGTAGAGGACAGTCCCTGCACCACTGCCTTGAGAGTTTCTGAGTTTTGATCTTCTCCAAAGGCACTCACACATGAGGCAAAAGGACCGTTCAGGTGGATGCTGGTAAAGATGACTCTCTTGATTCTTGAGTTTTTCCTGTGGCCCCCTCCAATGGTTTGTTTTCATCTCCTTGGGAGTCAGACTCAGTGACCTGGACTTACTTCCTTGGGGCCCAGCATAACTGAAGGTCAGAGCTTTCATCTTCCCTTCATGGGACCTTGAGCCATATAGACCCAACTCCACCAAATATTAGTCGAATGCTTTGGACAAGTCCATtaacctctctgttcctcagttttcCATATCTCTAAGAGGGGATAGTGATGATTAGTCTGAAAGGAAGATCCTGGATGTTATTACTGTTTTTATGACTGCCCTGAGCAAGGGATCGTTTGCATTCTTCCTGTTACCAGAGTGGGAGGAAAGGGTAAGAGACAGCACTCTGCCCCCCAGTGGAAATCGGGAGCACTGGAGGGCCTCATTATGCAGGGTCCTGTCAGATGTGGGCCTCAGACTAGTGAAGAGAAAGGAAGCATAGGAAAGTTCTCTTGAGCTCTGCTTCCTACTGTATAATGACATGGGTGGAAAGGAGTCAGAAAAAGCAGTGTGTCTGGGTATCCTGCCCTCTGACCTGGTGAGCTACTTTGGAGGGACCCTGAAATCTGCTATgtgattcattttgtttttctagccCATCCTTCCGGAAATCACGAATGTCGCGAGCCCAGAGCTTCCCAGACAACAGACAGGAATTCTCGGGTGAGTTCTGCAGAGGGTGGGTGAGCACTGCGAGGTGTCTGCCCTGGACAGCTCAGGGGGGATGAGAAGCCAGGGCTGTATTTACTCTTCCTGGGGCCTGCTGCTCTGAGGTCTCAGGTGACCTGGAGGCTCCCCTGAGGCACTCACCAGGGCCTGTCGGGCAGCCAGTgacccctctctcttcctcagaTCGGGAAACTCCGCTCTATGACAAAGGGGTCAAAGGTGGCACCTACCCCCGGCGCTACCACGTGTCCATGCACCACAAGGACTACAATGATGGTGAGTGCGCCTCTACGCTGCCCCCTGCTGGCCACCTCAGGAACAGACACCGGAAGGGGGCGGCCGAGGCACTCCAGGCCCCACGTTTCCTGAGGAACTGCATCCAGGCTTGAGGCAGTAGAGtcagggttttttaaaaagttcagttcagttcagttcagtcgctcagtcgtgtccgactcttttgcgaccccatgaatcacagcacgccagacctccctgtccatcaccaactcccggagttcactcagactcacgtccatcgagtcagtgatgccatccagccatctcatcctcggtcgtccccttctccttctgcccccaatccctcccagcatcagcgtcttttccaatgagtcaactcttcgcatgcggtggccaaagtactggagtttcagctttagcatcattccttccaaggaaattctAGGGCTGATCTCAAAAGGAGGATGGTATTGTAGATGGATACTGCCTCCAGGAACTCAGTCCTTTGTCTGAGGGCACGGAGTGCTCCAGGCGCCAACTCTCCACTGCCCTCTTCTGCCTCAGGCAGCAAACGGAATGGAGCGTCCACAGAGGTGTAGGGTTACGATGCCAAGGAAAACAGAGAGCAGCCATGGGTTGGCCCCACGGTGTTGTGGGGCATGAGGGCCAGCCCTGCGCTTTCCCTTTGGCTGGTTTCCCTAAACCCCTTGGCTGCTTGCTGATTCCTACTTTTGTCCTGATCCTCAGGATGCTTGAGACATCAGCCATTCTGGCCAGAGTCAggtgggagggaagagaggaTGGACTGGAGCTGGTGTTATGACCTGGTTGGCACATTTGGCCTTGTGCTCAGGGTTCTGACTTGCTCTTCTCTGGCCCCTGCACCCCTTCAGGCAGAAGAACATTTCCCCGAATACGGCGTCATCAAGGCAACCTGTTCACCCTGGTGCCCTCGAGCCGCTCCCTGAGTACAAATGGCGAGAACCTGGGCCTGGCGGTGCAGTACCTGGACCCCCGTGGGCGCCTGCGGAGCGCTGACAGCGAGAATGCCCTCTCTGTGCAGGAGAGGAGTGTGCCCACCAAGTGTGAGCAGTGTGCCCTGGCTGGGGAGGGCCTGCCTAGGGGATGCTTAGGGTGGGGGGCCAGCGAGTCCAATGGGCTGTTGGGCTCGGCGGGTGGCTGCCCTGGCCCATCCGTACCCAGGGGAAGAGCCTGAGGGGCCGCAGACCCCCTGGACCTTAGTCCTCACCCCACTGCGTGATGAGGCACTCCTCTCTGGCCTTTAGTTTCTCCACATTTAAACTGAAGAGTGATCTCCTTACTCCCTGACAGAATGAGCTATCGGGGGCCTTGGAAGTATGAAGGTGTTTAATCAGTTCAGATAAGCATTTACCCATGATTTTAGCCAGTCTTGTGCTTCTCAGGGCATGGGCCTTGAGGTCTGATTGGCCAGGACCCTGAGCCTGTTCCAGGTGAGGGTGGAGATGCTGTGCTGAGGTGTGATGATGCCGGGTGAGGGGCAGCTCGGGCCTTCGGACAGTGAGGCAGGATGTCGGGAAATAAGTGTGTAAACTCTGATGCTCTTTCCTTCTGTTCTCCTGTAGCTCCCAGTGCCCCCATTAATTGGCGCCGGGGGAAGCTCCTAGGCCAGGGTGCCTTTGGCAGGGTCTATTTGTGCTATGATGTGGACACCGGACGAGAACTTGCTTCCAAGCAGGTGCAGTTTGACCCAGACAGTCCTGAGACAAGCAAGGTACTGCCTTCCCTATGGTCTGACTTCCAATTCCTCCTTCTCAACAAAATGCCTGTCTTGTTGCACAGACTAATTGCTTGAGATGCTACAGGTTGTTTCTCCCATCATTCTTCCTCCCAAGCTCCTTTACCATCTACCCCGGTCCTAGGGAGAGATTAGTTGGTGTCAAAGTACCTAACCACCCAGACTGGTTTGGATGGCCAGTGCCACAACGAGCAGctcctgccccccaacccccacctcagCAGACAGATGCCTCTCTCTCCCAGCCCCTGAGCCAGGAAGGACCCTGTCTTTGGAGCTTAGCTTGGGCTGTGGCCTTCACTCCAGTTTGAGTGGACAAATTCAGCAGTTACCTGAACTCCTTAACTGCACCCACAaacccatctcccaccccaccaTCTGCTGTCTTCCAGCACGGGAGTGCCCAGTCCCACGGCTTAGCCAGCATTGTGGGTAAGCGCCAGACAGTCGAGACATTCCCCGTTTTCTCCAGCCGAAGCTCCCACGGCAGATGGGCTCCTCTGAGGCCACTGGCTAGGGCAAGCTGAGCTGACGCCAGGCAGGTAGAGCGGAGGCCTGCCAGCCTCGGTGACACTGGGCCCCTTCCCAGGAGGTGAGTGCTCTGGAGTGCGAGATCCAGCTGCTGAAGAACTTGCAGCATGAGCGCATAGTGCAGTACTATGGCTGCCTGCGGGACCGTGCCGAGAAGACCCTGACCATCTTCATGGAGTACATGCCAGGGGTATGTGCCCCGTGATGCAGGCGGACAGCAAGAGAGGCACTGTCATGGCACTGGGGCTGTGGCGAGGGGCCCCTGTGACATGAGTCTGGTCACCTGAGactccagaggctccaggggaaAGGCGAGGGAGGGGCAGGACGTGGAGTCAGCAGGCCCTGCGTCTAGCTGCAGTGATGGTGTGGGGTGAGAATCGtcccaggctcttctgacctGAGGCTTACAGGGCAGCTGCACTGTCCAGTAGGTACTACCTTTACGTGGAGCACACAGACCTCCCTTCTGGGTTTGGGTCACCCTGGCCTAAGGGAAGGGCTGTCTCATATGTTTCTCCAAGCTGACTGACAGCCCTTAGTCAAGTGCCTGGCCTGTCACAGATGGGGACTGGACCTCAGTCCCTCGGTGAGCACTGGGGGCTGGAAGTAGccatgcccccttccctcctccttcctgcagTGACCCCTCTGACTCCTGTGGCTTTAGGGTTCAGTGAAAGACCAGCTGAAGGCCTACGGTGCTCTGACAGAGAGCGTGACCCGGAAGTACACCCGGCAGATACTGGAAGGCATGTCCTACCTGCACAGCAACATGATTGTTCACCGGGACATCAAGGGTGAGCGGGGCAGGCTCTGGGCTCCCCATGACCTGGGAACTCAGGGACTCTCCACCTGGTTGTTGTGAGCTTTCTGAAAAGTGAAACCCTAATGGCTTCCTTGGGGGACTGGTATAAAGATCAGTTAAGTGATTTGGGGAAACACAGTGAAGGGCTCTGCAGATGCTGGCTGTGGTGATTGTTCACTGCTGTAGGGCAGATGCCTCCTACCACTAGCCTGTTTGCTCTGTGCAGTTTCATTCCAGCTCACAAGGCCCCCATCCTACCCAGCAGCCCTTTGGactgggagggagggacagacGGAGGATGGTGGCCAGGGGTCTAGGGCTGCAGCCTCTGCCCTTGCACGCCTTAGGAGCCAACATCCTGCGAGACTCTGCTGGGAATGTGAAGCTGGGGGACTTTGGGGCCAGCAAGCGCCTGCAAACCATCTGCATGTCCGGCACGGGCATGCGCTCAGTCACTGGCACTCCCTACTGGATGAGCCCCGAGGTGATCAGCGGTGAGGGCTACGGAAGGAAGGCAGACGTGTGGTGAGTGTGCTGGGGACATGCTGGGACCCTCGTCTCCCGGTCTGGGCTATAGTGGTTCCAGCTTAGAAATGGGGCTGAGGGCTCTGCAGTGTGGCAAGAGTGAGGGTGGCCTCTGGCCAGCGAGGCCAGGTTTCAGGCTCCCTGTGGGCAGGGGTGGTCTGCAGCAATACACACAGCAGATGTGTTGTGTTTTCACTCTCAACAGCAACTGTTTGTTATTGCTGAGAACTTAGGCCATGGTAAACATCCCTGGGGTGTTTGCTAAATCCTTGAAAGAGCTCGGATCCCATCTGAAGGCCTGGATGGGTCTCTAAGCAGCAGTAGTAGGCTTTGGCTCCCTCTACTAGTGCTCAGATGGCTTGCAGCTGCTCTAATTTTGTGTCCATCCTCTGAAAGGTCCTGAAAGTTATGAGAGCATCCCTTCCTCTTAT
Coding sequences within it:
- the MAP3K3 gene encoding mitogen-activated protein kinase kinase kinase 3 is translated as MSRRPRVPGYETMKSKDTGHPNRQSDVRIKFEHNGERRIIAFSRPVRYEDVEHKVTAVFGQPLDLHYMNNELSILLKNQDDLDKAIDILDRSSSMKSLRILLLVNGEVQAEGLDPIPPAEPGESSVVAGRGERMGVEGPWIFCSQNPGRSSPPPGYVPERQQRIARQGSYTSINSEGEFIPETSEQCMLDPLSSAENSLSGSCQSLDRSADSPSFRKSRMSRAQSFPDNRQEFSDRETPLYDKGVKGGTYPRRYHVSMHHKDYNDGRRTFPRIRRHQGNLFTLVPSSRSLSTNGENLGLAVQYLDPRGRLRSADSENALSVQERSVPTKSPSAPINWRRGKLLGQGAFGRVYLCYDVDTGRELASKQVQFDPDSPETSKEVSALECEIQLLKNLQHERIVQYYGCLRDRAEKTLTIFMEYMPGGSVKDQLKAYGALTESVTRKYTRQILEGMSYLHSNMIVHRDIKGANILRDSAGNVKLGDFGASKRLQTICMSGTGMRSVTGTPYWMSPEVISGEGYGRKADVWSLGCTVVEMLTEKPPWAEYEAMAAIFKIATQPTNPQLPSHISEHGRDFLRRIFVEARQRPSAEELLTHHFAQLVY